The following proteins are co-located in the Halictus rubicundus isolate RS-2024b chromosome 1, iyHalRubi1_principal, whole genome shotgun sequence genome:
- the LOC143365800 gene encoding uncharacterized protein LOC143365800 isoform X3 — translation MALDGDLLMYLRAARSMAAFAGMCDGGSPDDGCVAASRDDTTINALDILHDSGYDPGRALQALVKCPVPKGIDKKWSEEETKRFVKGLRQFGKNFSRIRKDLLPHKDTPELVEFYYLWKKTPGANNNRPHRRRRQGSLRRIRNTRNSRAGTPKEEVPTPPKDTPPANVSQKEPISEPETVPVGTPASNNPGGEISSVTEDDNSEEDSDSRDTNTNGATHSCQHCFSTNSKDYQVAGKDRLLLCTECRIHLKKTGELPPAPPYLFRPVPAESPDSPGRMRTRNKAKETPRPARPRRTGGTDTPDQEKQQQHHQQQQQQQQQQTPDKNKKKSSGVGKPETPKKGQKRPQTDEVDEDKESQKRKRGERPESPSESLTTDSNSLMDEPEREGEGDTNENQPTAVTVPTEEPVSPAVTTPEEPSEPTPVSTPVPAPIQTLPISVPVIHALEKKPLLEDPVENKDHPIEDAPLAMNQPLKLEPLPIESAMSPCNEDTKEPEQQQQQQQQQQQQQQPQQLNLTTSQSLNMNDMNQNMPRNLSQTIQSSGICASTGPQGIQNAQIMSPTQQPLPLNMQYASNVPPVQNVPQNLSQSMQMPPNMPQNMSSAQNMGPTQNLRAHGESMSNGQNLGQNMGQTMSQNMPGPPLNLNISQSIPTNMSQMPQMPSSPQPLGLTVMSSESRLSERISDDRLGQERMRDSRIPDRMPDRMPDRIPDRIPERMPDRIPERIPDRSIPENNESERNEPSNLFQPIQPSGMLSMEKPSSMYNLAGTPPMEPQNLKIKQEIIPPEPDPLQSLKEVKVPGFQSGFPGPSLENIKKDPDSSSKPPTPSKHSMASNQAVPQIQSVAASPTPTLPPPPTSIPQPVMHPAQQPSPHMAHPFHPHHPLMHHSLFTPMHPYHPHAYPGYAAVGGYPSFPPYPYGPVPHAIPPPSPQRSQESTTMMTAHHSSTSSSVTTREEGENLIATHHHSSSMHQATALHHDKLLTISSHSSHSHSSSHSSHSSHNTQRKPSLVSATCLTSSSSAHHHHRAPQPQPQPPVVPEPKIEPDLVEQEQEEPPSPRGPSPEPRIEDSECHRSQSAIFLRHWNRGENNSCTRTDLMFKPVPDSKLARKREERSRKQAEREREERDRAAAQQARKMTTPEKQPEVCKPPSRGPLEPVVSPYDRYAAAAAAAAARPGSYADTPALRQLSEYARPHAAFSPARHPAPPDPMLHYMYGGPATRERLELEHLEREKREREIRELRERELNDRLKEELLKGTPRPMPGPVDPHWLEIHRRYAAAGLAPGPSGPPQALHQFGLYGAPPGPSQLERERLERLGIPTAAGGGPAGAGAGHPVAAHHHGQLDERLALAADPMVRLQMAGISPEYHAHTHAHTHAHTHLHLHPGQQQAQQQAQQQQEAAAAAAAAGFPLPAAAGANYPRPGLMPRDPGLGLHPAELLGRPYADMAAHHEQLQRHLMMERDRYQPHASLVAHHEEYLRQQRERELKVRALEEAARGSRP, via the exons ATGGCATTAGACGGGGATCTTCTGATGTACTTGAGAGCAGCTCGATCTATGGCTGCATTTGCTGGCATGTGTGATGGAGGATCCCCGGATGACGGTTGTGTGGCTGCATCCCGAGACGACACGACTATCAATGCTCTGGACATCTTGCACGACTCTGGCTATGATCCAGGAAGAGCGTTGCAGGCTCTCGTTAAATGTCCTGTACCTAAAGGCATCGATAAAAAATGGTCCGAGGAGGAAACT AAACGCTTCGTCAAAGGACTCCGTCAATTTGGAAAGAACTTTTCGAGAATCAGAAAGGATCTCTTGCCCCATAAAGACACG CCGGAATTGGTCGAGTTCTATTACTTGTGGAAGAAAACGCCCGGTGCAAACAATAATCGACCTCATCGAAGACGGCGACAAGGCTCGCTCCGAAGGATTCGCAACACTCGCAACTCGAGAGCCGGTACGCCCAAAGAGGAGGTCCCAACGCCGCCAAAGGACACACCACCGGCCAACGTTAGTCAGAAAGAGCCAATTTCAGAGCCCGAGACCGTGCCGGTTGGAACGCCTGCCAGCAACAATCCCGGCGGGGAGATTAGTTCTGTGACAGAGGACGATAATTCGGAGGAGGACAGCGACTCCAGAGACACCAACACCAACGGAGCAACGCACTCTTGTCAGCATTGCTTCTCGACTAATTCTAAGGACTATCAGGTAGCCGGCAAGGACAGATTATTGCTTTGTACGGAATGCAGAATACATTTGAAGAAAACCGGAGAACTACCGCCAGCCCCTCCATATCTGTTCCGCCCTGTGCCCGCGGAATCACCAGATAGCCCAGGGAGAATGCGTACAAGAAACAAGGCCAAGGAAACGCCTAGACCCGCAAGACCTCGACGTACAGGTGGAACAGATACTCCTGATCAAGAGAAGCAACAGCAACATCatcagcagcaacaacaacaacaacaacagcaaacGCCGGATAAGAACAAGAAAAAGTCGTCCGGCGTTGGTAAACCGGAGACACCGAAGAAAGGTCAGAAACGGCCTCAAACGGACGAGGTCGACGAGGACAAGGAATCTCAGAAACGGAAACGCGGCGAACGTCCTGAGAGTCCATCCGAGTCGCTGACGACCGATAGTAACTCTCTCATGGATGAGCCTGAAAGGGAAGGAGAAGGCGATACGAACGAAAACCAACCGACTGCGGTTACAGTACCGACAGAGGAGCCTGTCAGTCCAGCCGTGACCACGCCGGAAGAACCGTCGGAACCGACGCCGGTGTCCACCCCCGTACCAGCACCTATACAAACCCTGCCGATATCCGTTCCCGTTATTCACGCTTTGGAGAAGAAGCCGCTGCTGGAAGATCCGGTGGAAAACAAGGATCATCCGATAGAAGATGCACCGTTAGCTATGAATCAGCCGTTAAAGTTGGAACCTCTGCCCATTGAGTCAGCCATGTCTCCTTGCAACGAAGATACCAAGGAAcccgaacaacaacaacagcagcagcagcaacaacaacaacaacagcagccgCAACAACTCAACTTGACCACATCGCAATCATTGAACATGAACGACATGAACCAAAACATGCCACGGAATCTATCGCAAACGATTCAGAGCAGTGGTATTTGCGCATCGACCGGTCCCCAGGGGATACAGAACGCGCAGATCATGTCTCCGACGCAACAACCACTGCCGCTGAACATGCAGTACGCGTCCAACGTTCCTCCCGTTCAAAATGTACCGCAAAACTTGTCGCAGAGCATGCAGATGCCGCCAAATATGCCGCAAAATATGTCGAGCGCGCAAAACATGGGACCAACGCAGAACCTTCGAGCACACGGCGAAAGTATGTCGAACGGGCAGAATCTGGGTCAGAACATGGGCCAGACCATGTCTCAAAATATGCCGGGACCACCGTTAAACTTGAACATTTCTCAAAGTATACCGACGAACATGTCTCAGATGCCGCAAATGCCGAGTTCGCCGCAACCTCTAGGTTTAACGGTGATGTCTTCTGAGAGCAGACTTTCCGAACGAATTTCCGACGATAGACTCGGCCAGGAACGAATGCGAGACAgcaggataccggataggatgcCCGATAGAATGCCCGACAGGATACCAGACAGGATACCGGAGAGGATGCCCGACAGGATACCTGAGAGAATTCCGGATCGATCGATTCCGGAGAACAACGAGTCCGAGAGGAACGAGCCGAGCAATCTGTTCCAGCCGATTCAACCGAGCGGGATGCTGTCGATGGAGAAGCCGTCCTCGATGTACAATTTGGCGGGTACGCCGCCCATGGAGCCGCAAAACTTGAAAATCAAACAGGAGATCATCCCTCCTGAGCCGGATCCGTTGCAGAGCTTGAAAGAGGTGAAAGTTCCCGGGTTTCAGTCCGGGTTTCCTGGTCCGAGTTTGGAGAATATCAAGAAGGATCCGGATAGTTCGAGCAAGCCTCCAACGCCGAGCAAACATTCGATGGCCAGCAATCAAGCTGTCCCGCAAATTCAGTCGGTAGCCGCGTCTCCGACTCCGACGCTTCCGCCGCCGCCCACGTCGATTCCTCAGCCGGTGATGCATCCCGCGCAACAGCCGAGCCCGCACATGGCCCATCCGTTCCATCCTCATCATCCTTTGATGCACCATTCGTTGTTCACACCCATGCACCCGTATCATCCCCACGCGTACCCGGGGTACGCCGCTGTCGGAGGATACCCCTCGTTCCCACCGTATCCGTACGGACCGGTGCCGCACGCGATACCGCCACCGTCGCCGCAGAGGAGCCAGGAGAGCACCACCATGATGACGGCGCACCATTCGAGCACTAGCTCGAGCGTGACCACCAGAGAGGAAGGGGAGAATCTGATCGCCACGCATCATCATTCGTCCAGTATGCATCAGGCGACGGCACTGCACCACGACAAACTGTTGACCATCTCGTCGCACAGTTCCCACAGTCACTCGTCGTCACACAGTTCGCACAGTTCGCACAATACACAACGGAAGCCGTCGCTGGTCTCGGCGACGTGTTTGACGTCGAGCAGTTCGGCGCACCATCATCACAGGGCGCCGCAGCCACAACCGCAGCCGCCGGTCGTCCCGGAGCCGAAGATCGAGCCGGATCTGGTCGAACAGGAGCAAGAGGAGCCACCGAGTCCGCGAGGTCCTTCCCCGGAGCCGAGGATCGAGGACTCGGAGTGTCACAGATCGCAGTCGGCCATTTTCTTGCGGCACTGGAACCGGGGCGAGAACAATTCGTGCACGAGGACGGACTTGATGTTCAAGCCGGTGCCGGACTCGAAGCTGGCTAGAAAACGGGAGGAGAGATCCCGCAAGCAGGCcgaaagggaaagggaggaaCGGGACAGAGCCGCCGCCCAGCAAGCCAGGAAGATGACCACGCCGGAGAAGCAGCCGGAAGTCTGCAAACCGCCGAGCAGAGGACCCCTCGAACCGGTGGTCTCGCCGTACGACAGGTACGCGGCTGCGGCAGCCGCTGCGGCCGCCAGGCCTGGCTCCTACGCCGACACTCCCGCGCTCAGACAGTTGTCGGAGTACGCGCGACCGCACGCCGCATTCTCCCCGGCCAGGCATCCGGCCCCACCGGACCCGATGCTGCACTACATGTACGGAGGACCGGCGACGAGGGAACGCCTCGAATTGGAGCACCTGGAGCGCGAGAAGAGGGAACGCGAGATCCGAGAGCTCCGCGAAAGGGAGCTGAACGACCGGCTCAAGGAGGAACTGTTGAAAGGAACGCCCAGACCGATGCCGGGACCGGTCGATCCGCACTGGCTCGAGATTCATCGTCGTTACGCCGCAGCGGGCTTAGCGCCCGGCCCCTCGGGGCCCCCTCAAGCTCTGCACCAGTTCGGCCTCTACGGTGCACCGCCCGGTCCGAGTCAGCTGGAAAGAGAACGTTTAGAAAGACTAG GGATACCGACTGCAGCCGGCGGGGGGCCAGCGGGTGCGGGGGCTGGCCATCCCGTGGCGGCTCATCACCACGGCCAGCTGGACGAGCGACTGGCTCTAGCTGCTGACCCGATGGTCCGGTTGCAGATGGCTGGCATTTCGCCCGAGTATCATGCTCACACTCACGCGCATACGCATGCGCATACGCACTTGCACTTACATCCGGGACAGCAGCAGGCCCAGCAACAGGCTCAGCAACAGCAGGaagcggctgcggctgcggctgcagCTGGATTCCCCCTGCCTG CCGCAGCCGGTGCGAATTACCCTCGGCCAGGATTGATGCCGCGTGATCCAGGATTGGGGCTTCATCCTGCGGAACTTCTCGGAAGACCGTACGCGGACATGGCAGCTCACCACGAACAATTGCAGCGTCACCTGATGATGGAGCGCGACCGATATCAGCCTCACGCGTCACTGGTCGCCCATCACGAGGAATACCTAAG ACAACAACGCGAGCGCGAGCTTAAAGTTCGCGCACTGGAAGAAGCTGCACGTGGATCACGCCCTTAA